The Cryptococcus neoformans var. grubii H99 chromosome 8, complete sequence DNA window CAATCCTCGAcgtcaagggcaaggtcCGTATTAACCTGTCTCCTTCCCTGCCAGTCCACTAACCGCGAACCTCGCAACAGTCCCTTATCCAACGCTCATACCGCGATGATGTCCCTCCTTCCTACATCGAACGATTCCTGCCCCTCATTCttgaaatggaagaagaaaatgtgCCCGTGACACCTTGTTTTAGTGACGAAGGAGTCAATTACATGCATATAAGGCATAACAATCTTTATTGTGAGCAGTGTGTGCTGGAGATGGTCAGGAAGACGGTGGAACTAAATGTGCTGTCTTAGTGTTGGCGCTCTCAAAGAAGAATAGCAACGCCGTTGAAgtcatctttttcctccaTCGACTTTGCTCTGAAAGTCCATTCATTGTCACAACGGGATTCGGCGGAGCTGACCATACCTGCAGGTCCTCACAGAGTACTTTaaagagcttgaagaagaatcgATTCGAGACAACTTTGTGATCATCTACGAGCTATtggatgagatgatggattTTGGATATCCCCAAACTACAGAGAGCAAGATCTTGCAAGAGTaggtctttttttttcctttttggaGTGCCGCATAGTTGGTGCGTTGGACTGACTCTTTGAGGACAGGTACATTACTCAAGAATCTCACAAACTTGAAGTGCAAGTCCGGCCACCTATGGCCGTCACCAATGCCGTCTCATGGCGTTCAGAAGGAATTAGGTATAGGAAGAATGAAGTGTTTCTCGATGTCGTGGAAAGTGTCAACTTGCTCGTACGTCTCTGTCACTTCATGTCCCATCGCACTCCCCCGGGGAAACTGACCGCTTTGATAGGTCAATGCATCCGGCAATGTCATTCGCTCTGAAATTCTCGGTGCTGTCAAGATGAAATGCTACCTTTCCGGTATGCCCGAACTCCGTCTAGGCCTTAATGACAAGGTCATGTTCGAAACCACTGGCCGTGCCGCGCGAGGAAAATCGATCgaaatggaagatgtcaaATTCCACCAATGTGTCCGACTATCTCGATTTGAAAATGACAGAAccatctctttcatccCGCCTGATGGAGAGTTTGAGCTCATGAGCTATAGGCTCTCGACACCGGTGAAGCCGCTAGTGTTTGTCGAAGCTAGTGTGGAGAGTCACAGAGGATCTAGAGTGGAGTATATGGTCAAGATCAAGGGGCAGTTCAAGAGAAGGAGTACTGCGAATAATGTGGAAATTTATGTGCCTGTGCCGGATGATGCGGACAGTCCAAAGTTCAGAGTAAGCTTTTACCCTTTAAACAGCGGATTGTTGGATAATTCTAACCCAAAAATCAGGCATCCGTCGGATCAGTAGTGTACGCACCAGAAAAGTCGGCGTTTGTGTGGAAAATAAAGCAACTTGCCGGGGGAAGAGATTATCTTATGCGGGCACACTTTGGTCTTCCGAGCGTTAGGAATGAGGAAATTGATAAGCGCGCACCTATATCCGTGAAATTTGAAATTCCCTACTTTACCGTTTCTGGTATACAAGTACGATATCTTAAAATTGTGGAAAAGTCTGGTTACAAGGTACGTGTCTATTCTCTCATCTTGTCGCACAGACCCGAAAATTGACTGGATCTAATCTGTGACAGGCTCTTCCTTGGGTCAGATATATCACTCAGAATGGCGACGATTACGTGTTGAGGACAATCACAGACGCAAAAACTGCGCCTTTAACGGGCGTCTAGTAGTTTTAGTTACGGCGGCATAGAGTTGTCTTTTGGGATAGATGTACGGGATGAATGCATGTAATTATACGCTCCTTTTGGAATGACGAGTTGTTTGCAGGGTAATAAAATGATTCTTGCCAGGAATGAAGTTTAATCACAATTCTGTCAAACTATGGATCATCCATCCAGCAATCCGTCCaacctcttttcttccaccGGCCTACTTGTGCACCCAGCTCTCCATTCCCGCCAACTTGGGTGCATCGTTGCAAAAGCTGGGGCATGCACAAAGGCAAGCTGGTAGGTGAGACTTGTAAAGCAAGATACCTGGGTGGCTGGGTCATCTGGGTGGATGCTAGCGCTTCAAAGACTGCCATCTGTGGTAGCCTATCAGAGTGCAGCATATGTCAGGGAGGAAGGACCGTATGAGGTGACTGATGGAAACTCACTTTTTGATGGGACCGAATGAATTTGGCCGTCGGGCTTGTTTGACGAGGGGCGAGTCAATAGCTCAACCTTCGTTGTTTGCGCCCTGTTCTTGATGACACGCCGCTCTAGCTCGACACACCCGAGGTGGATCAGCGCCCCGTGCATGCACGCCTCGGCCGCCTCCCCCgcctgctcctcctccataaCATCCTCTTGGGTCTCGAGCCGCACCCACGTAGGGCCACGGAACGCATAGCTCAAGTTCCGCACCTTTTCCGCCCAACCCGGCCCGTATCCCACCATGTGCTTTACCACATCCGCCCCAAACACAATGTGGTCAGCTCTGAGGAAGAGCACCTCTTGCACATACCCACCGCAGGACGTTATAGCCTTCACGCTCGCATACCCATTCATCTTGTAGTAAAGAAGCGCCGCTCGCTCAGTTTGATACactgcttcttcgtctACAAAGGTGATGCTCGACATTTCGTTGAGAAGCAGTAACTTGCGGGCGGCTGGTCGGAAAGAGGCTATACATCCCGGCGGCGGGTCGGATCGATTGAGCTGGAAGACTTGTTGTCTTTCCTTGCGTGACCACCTCTCTGGAGGGTCATCATCCCAGTCTACCGCTGGcgtttcatcttcatcttcatcttcttcatcttggAGGATAGGGTAGAAGAAATTTACCACATTTTTCCTGTCAAGCACCACATCCTGATACAAATAGTGGACATGGGTATTGTAGAGGGATCGACATGTCCGTATCAAGCCAGGCGTGGGCGTTTGACATACAAGATCG harbors:
- a CDS encoding AP-1 complex subunit mu-1, giving the protein MASLVAILDVKGKSLIQRSYRDDVPPSYIERFLPLILEMEEENVPVTPCFSDEGVNYMHIRHNNLYLLALSKKNSNAVEVIFFLHRLCSVLTEYFKELEEESIRDNFVIIYELLDEMMDFGYPQTTESKILQEYITQESHKLEVQVRPPMAVTNAVSWRSEGIRYRKNEVFLDVVESVNLLVNASGNVIRSEILGAVKMKCYLSGMPELRLGLNDKVMFETTGRAARGKSIEMEDVKFHQCVRLSRFENDRTISFIPPDGEFELMSYRLSTPVKPLVFVEASVESHRGSRVEYMVKIKGQFKRRSTANNVEIYVPVPDDADSPKFRASVGSVVYAPEKSAFVWKIKQLAGGRDYLMRAHFGLPSVRNEEIDKRAPISVKFEIPYFTVSGIQVRYLKIVEKSGYKALPWVRYITQNGDDYVLRTITDAKTAPLTGV